AGAAATCTGGGGAGGTTGGCACTGAATGTCTAACtattgcttttccctttccctatTGTGTCTTGCCACCCGGGTGTCGCTGCTATTGCCATCAAAGCATCGAAGTGAGTCAGATGTGGAGAAGGAGATGAAAAGCTCAGGGTGATACATCGGTGCCAGTCAGAATGACCCTTTCTATCCGTCCATCCCAGCAAGGCAGCGTGCAGTGATAGCAGCTCAGAGTGCTCTGCTCATGACTTCATCCCTCCCTGCCGAGGAGAGATGGGGAACATCGTTATCGGCTGTCAGCCTGCGTGGCGGGGAGCCCACGCTCTGTGCCAGCAATGGAAGTGTCCTTGGGCGTAGggctcctcctccatcccaaaGGTGACCGGGCCCTGCTGCGAAGGGGtgaagaagctggaaaaatgGAGGAAAGAGGTGCGAATTCAGTCGCTTCTCTGTGATGATGTCATGGCAACGAGGTGCCCTGATGTGCTGTCAGGCAATCAGGGCAGGCTTTGAAGCTCCCCAGCTCTTCCCTGTTGCTGTAGGCTCGCGTCTGGCTCGCTGAAAAATCTTTTGGTTAATATTTAATGCCAGCATTGAAGTGCTAAGGGTGGCGAGCACCCCAGCTATTTCCCCTTCTTCTACTTTCCAATTTGATGCTAAATTAGAGTTGGGGAGCGAGGAGCATTATGATATACCATAGCATGGGGACAGATGTCCTGGTCAGAAGGATGACTTCAACCCATAGTGTAGAGAAAAGGCTGCAGGCGCTGTGCTGGTGTCTCCATGCATGCAGCAGCCCTGAGAGCTCAGCAGGAGGGAGCTACCTACATCACAGACCTGTCCCAGTCTGGCTCTAGGATGTGGGAATGACTCCTTTGTCACCCTACCTCCCCGCAGGCCGAGTTTGGAGCTGATGCTGGGCCACTGGAAGGAGCAGGGGGTCTCCCTCTCCCTTTGCTCTCGCAGAGCTGGCTTTGGAATAAAGGAATCCATGGCCCCTCTCCCAGAGCTGAGCCCAGCTCCTTTGATGCAAGTAGTTAGCACATGTTTTtactggctttttttcccccactaagCAATGACCTAACGATCCTGTGTTCCAGCCACAGCCCCTCCTAGGTGCCTTCTTTCCAAAACGTGCATCCAGACCGGATCCAGCAAACCTCCCGGTGCAAGACGCCGCGTTCCCTTCCCCGGGGAAGCCATCTGCTCCCCTCCGCCTGGCTCCTTCTGCGTGGCTTGCAGCTCGCCAGCCCTGTGGGAAGCTCTGCTCCTGTAGGCCATGCTGTTTGCGCGTGGCAAGGGGAAGGAAATGCGGTGctggctggagctgggctgctggagATGTCAGCTGGAGGCGGTTTCCAAGCAACTGTTGTGCCGTGGGACACGGAGAGCCAGGAACACCACGTCTGTGCATGCCCACAGCAAGGGGACAGTGCAATGTGTGGGATTTCATGTGTCCTTTGCATCCTTTGGGAGATTAAAAAGGGTAAAACTGctccagcttttattttaccCACTGATGGGCAGTTGCATACAAGCATCCTTGAATAGATGGAGAGGTGGTAACATTGCCCTGACTGAGCAATTGGAGCAAAACTGGATGACGAGTGTATAGATATAAGCATGGTGGAAAGCCAGCAGATaggatggagctggggagcAGGGCAGAGGTGTGCAAACAAGGAGTGGAAGCAATGTGAGCTGGGCAGGAAGAAGCCCAGAGAGATGGAACAGTGCAGGGCACCTGTTTCATTGCCAGTGTACGTGTTATCTGTGACTGTCTCTGTCCCCGACCCACCCACAGCTATTGATTTGGAGCTTGCCCCGTTCATGCTAACCTTGGCATTGCTGGCTCGTCCCTTATaaatcctgctgcagctccGACCCCTCTCTCTGTCCCACCACCAGGGTCtttccacagcactgctttttgcTACCGTGTTTTAGATGCAGGACAGCTCTCCCTGATTTCTGAGCAGAGGAGAAACGGGGCAGTGGATGCATTGACTCTCTTTGCCCCATGTGGGTGCCTGCCCCTTGGCAAGGAAGGATGCGGTGCCAGCTGCAGACACTTATCCAAAGGAAGTTTAAagtcctcctcctgctgctgctgctcctggcccTCCTGCTGCACGTAACGATGGACTTGGCTCTCCCTGCAACTTGCAGGCTCCGGAGCTGCGATGCAAAAGCACTAAAAGCCTTGGGTACCCCCACAGGCGGTGGCCCTTTGCAGGCCAGCCACAAAAAGCTGAGCCTGCGCATCCTCCAGGACTTCAGTGGCAGCAACAGTTCCTTGGAGAAAAGCTCCCAGCCTCAGGGAGCAGACCCACGGGGAAaggatggggacacagggataCGGCACCAGCATGGAGACGTTCGTCCAGCATGGGACAGGGGATCCAAGCTGGCCGCGCTCTTTGAGCATCCTCTTTATAATATCCCATTGCCGGAGGTGAAGGACAAAGACAAGCTGTTCATCATCAACCCCATGGAAAAATTCAGCCTACAGAGCAGTGGGAGCGATGAATGGTGAGGagtgggctgggctgggggaaTGTGTGGAAGTGCTTGAGGGAACAAATGGCAGGGAGCAAACAAGTAATTTCCTTGCTTGGCTCAGCATCCCACCTGCATGGCCCCAGTGCCTCAGATCTTATCTCAGCCCTGTTTCCaggctgctgccctggggagctgcagggagcctCCTGCCCGTGTGGCACATGGTGAAGTCCAAGGGGAAGCCTGAATTATTCACACTGTTATGTATGATATCTTGGAGGtcatctcctcctctccttacccagcactgggctctgcCTGTAAATTTCTGGGAACTCCCCACTCCAGACTTCTGACCAGTTTTATCCCCCTCTCTCACCCATCTCTTGTTGGAAATGCAAAACCCCAGATGTCAGCTGGCTCTCGACACGAGACCGCGGCAGTCCCGTGTTTCTCAGGGCACTTTCTGACCTCTTTAGTCTCTGCTGGGTGGTGAGCTCACCACTGCCGGGTGCCTATTTTTGTCCCTGCACTACTAACCTCTAATTAGAAGGGAAAGTATTAATGGAGATACCAGGGGTAATATGCAGCAGATTCTTTATGGAAAGCACACCTTCCAGAGGTGACAATACTGAGATGAGGGGACTAGATAGCCCCAGTTCAGGGAGGTCAGGAGGTGCCATGGGCCTGGCCAGGGGGAGCCAGTTGCAGGTGGGAGctcaggatgctgctgggaagcaTTCTTTTATGGATGTCTGCTGTCTCCCTCTAACTGTGCATAGCTGATTGCTCACCTGGGAGCTGATCCCCTGGGGTGAGGTCAGCTGGAAATGGAGGCTCAGCTGGGAGACCATGGGGACTTTCTGTGGGGGACGCAAGGGTGGCCATCAGCTGCCAAGGGGACCTGCGCCAGGGGCTTCCACCACCACCCAGGCCTTGTGCTGGAAGGGCCTGGGAACAAGGCCCCATCCCAACTAAATGTTGTTGTTGGGGTGGTGGTGGCTGTTGGGCTCCAGGGTCAGCAGCAGTAAAGCCGAGATGGTCCTCCCGACAGGGAAGACAGCCTACGACACCTACCCCACCTGGCTCAAGTTCCACGTTGGCATCAACCGCTATGAGCTGTATCCACGCAGGGACCCCCTGATGCACATCCTCCTGAAGGACCTGGCCACCATGAAGATCGTCAGCTCGGGTACTCACCCCTGCCCATGCCCCTATCCCATTGGCCTCCCCACCAGCCCCAGTCACCCTTGTGTGCCCCCTTCCAGTGCAGAAGTCTGGCGGTACCCAGCTGAAGCTCATCATGACATTCCCGAACTACGGGCAGGCCCTCTTCAAACCCATGAAGTGAGTAGAGCTTGACTTCAGCCCCAGTGCCGGGGCCCCTTCCCCTACTGCTGGCATCAGGCTTGGTGCAGCTTGTGATGGGGTAGTGACCTCCAGTGGtgggaaagagaagatgatCCATGAGAACCACTTCCCAGCCCTCGTCCCGGTGGGATTTGAGGCCGCACCACACAGCAGGGTACACCTGAGCCTGGTCGTGTCTCGGGTGGCACCAgggacacagcacagagggTGGTTTGGGAACAAGCAGGAGGTGATCCATTCTTTGGCCACCATCCCTGCTCTCCCCAAATCTTCTCAGGCAGAGCAGGGACCAGGAGACCCCCGCTGACTTCTTCTACTTCTCAGACTTTGAGCGGCACAATGCGGAGATTGCAGCCTTTCACCTGGACAGGTGAGTTCTCATGTGGCCAGCACCCAAAAAGGGGCCTCAGCCCAGGGGGACTTCCCTGTGCTTGGTGGGGAGCATGACCAAAAATCTTCCCTCTGGGgcctgcagcctcccagcaAACCTCGCATCCAACCCTGGCCAAGAAATGACTCCTTCAGccacctcttcctcctctaTTGCAAGGACACCTGCATCTCATGGTGCTTATAGTAATGCAGCGCACAAAAACAAATGGCTCCATTGGCAAGAAACTCTGCTTAGTTTTGTGTTTTAGAATCCTGGATTTCCGACGAATCCCACCGGTTTCTGGTCGCTTGGTGAATATAACAAAGGAGATCCGGGACATCACGACTGACAAGAAACTGGCCAAGACTTTCTTCATCTCCCCAGGTGAGCTCTTGCCACCCTTTGGCTGTCACACAAGGGCAGGCACCCATCTGGGGATGACTCCAGTTGCCACCGCATCCCCATCTATGGAGGCAGTTCTCAAGAAGAGTCACCATGCTATTGCTTTATGCATGTGGCATGGTGAGTAGCTTCATCTGCTTCTTGTTCAGTCATCAGCCTGTGCTTTGTCCCCCATGCCAGCGGGCAACGTCTGCTTTTACGGGGAGTGCTCCTACTACTGCTCCACCGAGCATGCTCTGTGCGGCAAGCCGGACCAGCTGGAGGGCTCCATGGCGGCCCTGCTGCCCGACAAAGCTCTGGCCAAGCGCCGCTCCTGGCGCAGCCCCTGGCGCCGCTCCTACCACAAGAGCAAGAaggctgagtgagctgggaCACGGGGGGACACAAGGGGATTCAAGGGGCACAGGAGGGCTGCCCAGGTGGCCCTGTGGTCACTCTTGTCCCACTGTCCATCCAGGTGGGAGATGGACCCCAACTACTGCACCAAGGTGCGCCGGACACCGCCCTATGACAGTGGTCATCGCCTCCTCGACCTCATTGACATGGCAGTGCTTGATTTCCTCATGGGTGAGGGCATCCCTCCAGTTTTTCCTCACTTTCCATGATGGCAAAGGCAATGGTCAGGTTTTGCACCATGAAGGCACTTTGCCTGCTTGTCCCCATGGCATGGTCCCCACCTGATGGCATGTTTGGGGCTGGAGGACCAGAAGCATGCTGCGTACATCGAGTtgtagaattgtttgagttggaaaggacccttaaaggtcgtctagtccaactctcctgcaatgaatagggacatgAGTGCAGATGCCTGTACTGTGATGATGTTGGGGTGCTTGTCTCCTGCCAAAACTCAGCGCAGGATGACATTGTACAGGAGTTGGCATGGGGCCGTGTGGGTCTCCATCCCagcatcccactgctgccactCTCTCCTCACCTTTCCAGGCAACATGGACCGGCACCACTATGAGACCTTTGAG
The Coturnix japonica isolate 7356 chromosome 1, Coturnix japonica 2.1, whole genome shotgun sequence DNA segment above includes these coding regions:
- the LOC107314278 gene encoding extracellular serine/threonine protein kinase FAM20C-like; amino-acid sequence: MWVPAPWQGRMRCQLQTLIQRKFKVLLLLLLLLALLLHVTMDLALPATCRLRSCDAKALKALGTPTGGGPLQASHKKLSLRILQDFSGSNSSLEKSSQPQGADPRGKDGDTGIRHQHGDVRPAWDRGSKLAALFEHPLYNIPLPEVKDKDKLFIINPMEKFSLQSSGSDEWVSSSKAEMVLPTGKTAYDTYPTWLKFHVGINRYELYPRRDPLMHILLKDLATMKIVSSVQKSGGTQLKLIMTFPNYGQALFKPMKQSRDQETPADFFYFSDFERHNAEIAAFHLDRILDFRRIPPVSGRLVNITKEIRDITTDKKLAKTFFISPAGNVCFYGECSYYCSTEHALCGKPDQLEGSMAALLPDKALAKRRSWRSPWRRSYHKSKKAEWEMDPNYCTKVRRTPPYDSGHRLLDLIDMAVLDFLMGNMDRHHYETFEKFGNDTFLLHLDNGRGFGTHSRDEMSILAPLQQCCSIKKSTYLRLRLLATEPYRLSELLREALAADRLAPVLAEPHLQALDRRLGKVLAAVGRCLATAAQPHQVLVDDIGPWP